In Parasteatoda tepidariorum isolate YZ-2023 chromosome 2, CAS_Ptep_4.0, whole genome shotgun sequence, one DNA window encodes the following:
- the LOC107455752 gene encoding uro-adherence factor A-like isoform X1, translating into MGNPISLFGSLSMKRKISSSSHLNDELQDLKKSDDYLKINELLPKVSGNSNHQECVRVNTASDKIADLQMKSDEEKMSLNKSQAESCHNTVESFDEKKSLNNSQAESCHNTVEGFDVKKSLNNTQAESCLNTVEGFDEKMSLNNSQAESYRNTVESFNSTEKSKNSVFDSETLKNDGLQKNGTSKTINDVCQRGMPEEKKFDATQMSSSENCETGNYFSKEPGSESAHPDVKSLNISFESKEKQNAVHTLKNTAKNSPVPPMSFDQIEGESSHFEIKSCDIFFQSEEEEEEEVSLKSEVIEKKGIREMRENRHGRKKTFIDGSRQEIRALPAKQNQLPIHGQSLNESMDNEPNKKSLPGLRKTSTKTEYELEIPLKACQTEAPLDTLQISDIEGSAISQTKHREKEHSNPADVVQTKEDFIFEVSPHNYQTLCKFAREDQTQCPNTQPNRSTAMILPLPETSNVYQDQEESIMVSGEKIGQPGYASGYHANDNIETSSLQTKQILSKKKNSLRNENDSSRSEGSSWRHGSSVSDDSYSDSEPSIVHESHNVKLGNEEKPTMQWLSDIDEKLKTSDAQKPDKGCLQFVSNPGRLSLAPDQSDLCLRFDNLKLEIFNKPSFLNVKLTGKRRGCNLEGTQIKTIGRDSELELSASANVSNKNNNQKATESTALKKVETNLHNLPSTVKTKVVKKGKPRKIQNTPETKVDLGEMQNSVMHQSKPRHRHNQSTPKKGITQIGIETHAEHPLEIEGIFFNNQSTTSFQNNKTHYAPLTLMRANLPEHSDLTGIAKPNSDCESENHQLDAIETNPPASFAITGGPNVLDEENRDLAAAREISNSMESLVDSLNSFHLSNDQKFVAKNKSEKFCFQNKNFKMTFQPDSNLDNFKLLYESSSSRSALELESNDRKLVLEIENN; encoded by the exons ATGGGAAATCCCATAAGTTTATTCGGTAGTTTATCTATGAAACGGAAAATTTCCTCCAGTAGCCATCTAAATGACGAATTGcaagatttgaaaaaatctgatgattacttgaaaattaatgaGTTGTTGCCAAAAGTCTCTGGCAACAGTAACCATCAAGAATGTGTTCGTGTTAACACTGCTTCTGATAAAATAGCAGACCTACAAATGAAATCTGATGAAGAGAAAATGTCCTTAAATAAATCACAGGCGGAATCTTGCCATAACACAGTTGAAAGTTTTGATGAgaaaaaatccttaaataaCTCACAGGCTGAATCTTGCCATAACACAGTTGAAGGTTTTGATGTGAAAAAGTCCTTAAATAACACACAGGCTGAATCTTGCCTTAACACAGTTGAGGGTTTTGATGAGAAAATGTCCTTAAATAACTCACAGGCTGAATCTTACCGTAACACAgttgaaagttttaattctacagaaaaatcaaaaaatagtgTCTTCGActctgaaacattaaaaaatgacgGTCTTCAGAAAAATGGCACTTCTAAAACTATAAATGACGTTTGCCAAAGGGGAATGcccgaggaaaaaaaatttgatgcgACTCAAATGAGTTCTTCTGAAAATTGCGAAACagggaattatttttcaaaagaaccAGGGAGCGAATCTGCACATCCtgatgtaaaaagtttaaatatttcatttgaaagtaaagaaaaacaaaatgcagTTCATACTCTGAAAAATACTGCTAAAAACTCGCCCGTTCCCCCGATGAGTTTCGATCAAATTGAGGGCGAATCCTctcatttcgaaataaaaagttgtgatattttctttcaaagtgAAGAAGAGGAAGAGGAAGAAGTTTCTCTAAAATCTGAAGTCATTGAAAAGAAGGGAATCAGAGAAATGAGGGAAAATAGacacggaagaaaaaaaactttcatagaCGGAAGCAGGCAAGAAATAAGGGCACTTCCTGCGAAACAAAACCAACTACCAATACATGGTCAGAGTTTGAATGAATCCATGGATAACGAACCAAATAAAAAGTCTCTCCCCGGTTTACGAAAGACGTCAACAAAGACAGAATATGAGCTGGAAATCCCACTTAAAGCTTGCCAAACGGAAGCTCCGCTGGATACATTACAAATTTCAGACATTGAAGGCAGTGCCATTTCTCAAACAAAACATCGTGAAAAGGAGCACTCGAATCCTGCAGATGTGGTGCAAACgaaagaagattttatttttgaagtaagtCCTCACAATTATCAGACACTCTGTAAATTCGCACGTGAAGATCAAACACAGTGTCCAAATACACAGCCAAATAGATCTACAGCAATGATTCTTCCTTTACCTGAAACTTCAAATGTATATCAGGATCAGGAGGAATCCATAATGGTTTCGGGCGAAAAAATTGGGCAACCTGGATATGCTTCAGGGTATCATGCAAATGATAATATCGAAACTAGTTCATTGCAAACAAAACAG ATactttcaaagaagaaaaacagtttGAGAAACGAAAATGATTCATCACGAAGTGAAGGATCCAGCTGGAGGCATGGATCATCTGTTTCTGACGACAGCTACAGCGACAGTGAGCCATCCATAGTTCACGAGTCTCATAATGTAAAACTAGGCAATGAAGAAAAACCTACCATGCAGTGGTTGAGTGATATTGATGAAAAGTTAAAGACTTCTGATGCGCAAAAACCAGACAAAGGCTGTCTTCAGTTTGTAAGTAATCCTGGTAGATTGAGTTTGGCGCCTGATCAGTCTGATTTGTGTCTgagatttgataatttaaagttagaaattttcaataagcCATCGTTTCTGAACGTTAAATTAACTGGTAAAAGAAGAGGATGTAATTTAGAAGGAACACAAATCAAAACAATTGGCAGAGATAGCGAGTTAGAATTATCAGCATCCGCTAATGTTTCTAACAAGAATAACAATCAAAAGGCAACAGAATCTACTGCTTTGAAAAAGGTAGAGACAAACTTACATAACTTACCCTCTACCGTCAAAACGAAAGTAGTTAAAAAAGGTAAACCTCGTAAAATACAGAATACACCAGAAACTAAAGTAGATCTTGGAGAAATGCAAAATTCCGTAATGCATCAATCAAAGCCCAGACATCGTCATAACCAAAGCACGCCAAAGAAAGGTATAACACAAATAGGAATTGAAACACATGCAGAACATCCGTTAGAAATAGaaggaatatttttcaataaccaAAGCACAACTTCGTTCCAAAACAACAAAACTCATTATGCGCCATTGACTTTGATGAGAGCTAACTTACCAGAACATTCTGATTTGACAGGAATTGCTAAGCCGAATTCTGATTGCGAAAGTGAAAACCACCAGTTAGACGCAATCGAAACAAATCCACCTGCTTCTTTCGCAATCACAGGAGGGCCAAATGTTTTAGATGAGGAAAACAGGGATTTAGCTGCAGCTAGAGAGATTTCTAACAGCATGGAAAGTTTAGTTGACTCACTTAATAGCTTCCATTTATCAAATGACCAAAAATTTGttgcgaaaaataaaagtgaaaaattttgttttcaaaacaaaaactttaaaatgacttttcagCCCGATTCTAATTTGGACAACTTTAAACTGTTGTATGAAAGCTCTTCTTCAAGGTCTGCATTGGAGTTAGAAAGTAATGACAGAAAGTTAGTtctagaaattgaaaataattga
- the LOC107455752 gene encoding enolase-phosphatase E1-like isoform X2: protein MGNPISLFGSLSMKRKISSSSHLNDELQDLKKSDDYLKINELLPKVSGNSNHQECVRVNTASDKIADLQMKSDEEKMSLNKSQAESCHNTVESFDEKKSLNNSQAESCHNTVEGFDVKKSLNNTQAESCLNTVEGFDEKMSLNNSQAESYRNTVESFNSTEKSKNSVFDSETLKNDGLQKNGTSKTINDVCQRGMPEEKKFDATQMSSSENCETGNYFSKEPGSESAHPDVKSLNISFESKEKQNAVHTLKNTAKNSPVPPMSFDQIEGESSHFEIKSCDIFFQSEEEEEEEVSLKSEVIEKKGIREMRENRHGRKKTFIDGSRQEIRALPAKQNQLPIHGQSLNESMDNEPNKKSLPGLRKTSTKTEYELEIPLKACQTEAPLDTLQISDIEGSAISQTKHREKEHSNPADVVQTKEDFIFEILSKKKNSLRNENDSSRSEGSSWRHGSSVSDDSYSDSEPSIVHESHNVKLGNEEKPTMQWLSDIDEKLKTSDAQKPDKGCLQFVSNPGRLSLAPDQSDLCLRFDNLKLEIFNKPSFLNVKLTGKRRGCNLEGTQIKTIGRDSELELSASANVSNKNNNQKATESTALKKVETNLHNLPSTVKTKVVKKGKPRKIQNTPETKVDLGEMQNSVMHQSKPRHRHNQSTPKKGITQIGIETHAEHPLEIEGIFFNNQSTTSFQNNKTHYAPLTLMRANLPEHSDLTGIAKPNSDCESENHQLDAIETNPPASFAITGGPNVLDEENRDLAAAREISNSMESLVDSLNSFHLSNDQKFVAKNKSEKFCFQNKNFKMTFQPDSNLDNFKLLYESSSSRSALELESNDRKLVLEIENN, encoded by the exons ATGGGAAATCCCATAAGTTTATTCGGTAGTTTATCTATGAAACGGAAAATTTCCTCCAGTAGCCATCTAAATGACGAATTGcaagatttgaaaaaatctgatgattacttgaaaattaatgaGTTGTTGCCAAAAGTCTCTGGCAACAGTAACCATCAAGAATGTGTTCGTGTTAACACTGCTTCTGATAAAATAGCAGACCTACAAATGAAATCTGATGAAGAGAAAATGTCCTTAAATAAATCACAGGCGGAATCTTGCCATAACACAGTTGAAAGTTTTGATGAgaaaaaatccttaaataaCTCACAGGCTGAATCTTGCCATAACACAGTTGAAGGTTTTGATGTGAAAAAGTCCTTAAATAACACACAGGCTGAATCTTGCCTTAACACAGTTGAGGGTTTTGATGAGAAAATGTCCTTAAATAACTCACAGGCTGAATCTTACCGTAACACAgttgaaagttttaattctacagaaaaatcaaaaaatagtgTCTTCGActctgaaacattaaaaaatgacgGTCTTCAGAAAAATGGCACTTCTAAAACTATAAATGACGTTTGCCAAAGGGGAATGcccgaggaaaaaaaatttgatgcgACTCAAATGAGTTCTTCTGAAAATTGCGAAACagggaattatttttcaaaagaaccAGGGAGCGAATCTGCACATCCtgatgtaaaaagtttaaatatttcatttgaaagtaaagaaaaacaaaatgcagTTCATACTCTGAAAAATACTGCTAAAAACTCGCCCGTTCCCCCGATGAGTTTCGATCAAATTGAGGGCGAATCCTctcatttcgaaataaaaagttgtgatattttctttcaaagtgAAGAAGAGGAAGAGGAAGAAGTTTCTCTAAAATCTGAAGTCATTGAAAAGAAGGGAATCAGAGAAATGAGGGAAAATAGacacggaagaaaaaaaactttcatagaCGGAAGCAGGCAAGAAATAAGGGCACTTCCTGCGAAACAAAACCAACTACCAATACATGGTCAGAGTTTGAATGAATCCATGGATAACGAACCAAATAAAAAGTCTCTCCCCGGTTTACGAAAGACGTCAACAAAGACAGAATATGAGCTGGAAATCCCACTTAAAGCTTGCCAAACGGAAGCTCCGCTGGATACATTACAAATTTCAGACATTGAAGGCAGTGCCATTTCTCAAACAAAACATCGTGAAAAGGAGCACTCGAATCCTGCAGATGTGGTGCAAACgaaagaagattttatttttgaa ATactttcaaagaagaaaaacagtttGAGAAACGAAAATGATTCATCACGAAGTGAAGGATCCAGCTGGAGGCATGGATCATCTGTTTCTGACGACAGCTACAGCGACAGTGAGCCATCCATAGTTCACGAGTCTCATAATGTAAAACTAGGCAATGAAGAAAAACCTACCATGCAGTGGTTGAGTGATATTGATGAAAAGTTAAAGACTTCTGATGCGCAAAAACCAGACAAAGGCTGTCTTCAGTTTGTAAGTAATCCTGGTAGATTGAGTTTGGCGCCTGATCAGTCTGATTTGTGTCTgagatttgataatttaaagttagaaattttcaataagcCATCGTTTCTGAACGTTAAATTAACTGGTAAAAGAAGAGGATGTAATTTAGAAGGAACACAAATCAAAACAATTGGCAGAGATAGCGAGTTAGAATTATCAGCATCCGCTAATGTTTCTAACAAGAATAACAATCAAAAGGCAACAGAATCTACTGCTTTGAAAAAGGTAGAGACAAACTTACATAACTTACCCTCTACCGTCAAAACGAAAGTAGTTAAAAAAGGTAAACCTCGTAAAATACAGAATACACCAGAAACTAAAGTAGATCTTGGAGAAATGCAAAATTCCGTAATGCATCAATCAAAGCCCAGACATCGTCATAACCAAAGCACGCCAAAGAAAGGTATAACACAAATAGGAATTGAAACACATGCAGAACATCCGTTAGAAATAGaaggaatatttttcaataaccaAAGCACAACTTCGTTCCAAAACAACAAAACTCATTATGCGCCATTGACTTTGATGAGAGCTAACTTACCAGAACATTCTGATTTGACAGGAATTGCTAAGCCGAATTCTGATTGCGAAAGTGAAAACCACCAGTTAGACGCAATCGAAACAAATCCACCTGCTTCTTTCGCAATCACAGGAGGGCCAAATGTTTTAGATGAGGAAAACAGGGATTTAGCTGCAGCTAGAGAGATTTCTAACAGCATGGAAAGTTTAGTTGACTCACTTAATAGCTTCCATTTATCAAATGACCAAAAATTTGttgcgaaaaataaaagtgaaaaattttgttttcaaaacaaaaactttaaaatgacttttcagCCCGATTCTAATTTGGACAACTTTAAACTGTTGTATGAAAGCTCTTCTTCAAGGTCTGCATTGGAGTTAGAAAGTAATGACAGAAAGTTAGTtctagaaattgaaaataattga
- the LOC107455763 gene encoding uncharacterized protein, protein MAMIDKSYLILCFIEDLKHVDSFPSKRDNFLSQYNKWSEEFEIVLKCFNNLRKQILPQFNPSRLPCLWATFFLVLCVTESIREEYYVVCIPGLLLYILFVVISIIIAITASSFLKYDSFSDTWNFNIHVNCFLKKIEEKLSDIDKRLRLEKNQNSLKIIPNSSEEDLLLMTQRNSIFAILLQFCEYMFGYIWLYVCLASAIILSILLFTLNIKHFPYLFILALIFLIYLLLCQCLKLRRCSIDLKSFKMHLEYKKSVIFRWNSFNCCEFQSIMGKGGHNCVAFLKLIQWDSDIYSLILNPSLAYAAVVVHVACRLQRRIYSRNIEEILESLFFSF, encoded by the coding sequence ATGGCGATGATAGATAAGAGTTATTTGATTCTATGTTTCATTGAAGACCTTAAACATGTCGATTCTTTCCCATCCAAGAGAGATAATTTCTTATCTCAATATAACAAATGGTCAGAAGAATTTGAAATTGTCTTGAAATGCTTCAACAAtcttagaaaacaaattttgccaCAATTCAATCCTTCTCGATTGCCATGCCTTTGGGCAACATTCTTTCTCGTGCTTTGTGTAACTGAAAGCATCAGGGAAGAATATTATGTTGTTTGTATACCGGGACTCCTTCTCTATATTCTGTTTGTTGTAATAAGCATCATAATTGCAATAACTGCATcatctttcttaaaatatgattcATTCTCCGATACttggaattttaatattcatgtgaactgctttttgaaaaaaattgaagaaaaattgtcGGATATAGACAAGAGACTGAGATTAGAAAAGAACCAAAACTCCTTAAAGATAATTCCCAACAGCAGTGAAGAAGATCTGTTACTGATGACACAGAGGAATtcaatttttgccattttgttgCAATTCTGTGAATATATGTTTGGATATATTTGGTTATATGTTTGTCTTGCATCTGCTATTATTTTGTCTATTCTTTTGTTCACGTTAAACATCAAACATTTTCCGTATTTGTTCATTTTGgcattgatatttttgatatatctGTTGCTGTGTCAGTGTTTAAAATTACGCAGATGTTCTATCgatttgaaaagtttcaaaatgcaTCTGGAATATAAGAAAAGCGTTATATTTCGATGGAATAGTTTTAACTGCTGTGAATTTCAATCGATAATGGGTAAAGGAGGTCACAACTGCGTAgcatttctcaaattaattcAGTGGGATTCCGACATCTACTCACTAATATTAAACCCGTCACTGGCGTATGCTGCTGTAGTAGTTCATGTCGCTTGCAGGTTACAGCGAAGAATTTACTCTAGAAATATCGAAGAAATTTtggaatctttatttttttctttctaa